The Aequorivita sublithincola DSM 14238 genome window below encodes:
- a CDS encoding trypsin-like peptidase domain-containing protein, protein MNEQNISLLIRHIGGSKKGQVEKFLAASTPEIRIGRGLDNNVSFDPVKEDTISRDHCRIHQDSTNHELFFISDSHSKNGTFVNDVPIAGKTELFAGDIVKLGKEGPSFEFDLDPRPQSHIKKTRVIDPIIAKETKMHTAADLPKATSEKLPPVKEGIGKNTMQHMILESEKKSKTGLMITIIAVMLLAATGGYLFYKNKNVKEIVHVTDPKTTFTPSEIAKANKEKVVYVEMAWKLTSTASSEEMYQVYYPVVQNKKIVGYQGGYIQNEQGAIVPYLVTKGDYLKAFSNYQGIELDLIASGGSGSGFVVDDRGFIATNRHVASNWLTSFHFQEYAFPGVIAEPNNDGQMAPAWDKQVSKEMIGEWVPGNDKRYTGVNTYLDVTFANNSQRTPAKIVRISSTHDVAMIKIDLPESLPKVELYDSYDEIAPGDATIVMGYPGIAPAQLVLKRSQDVFNSNPNITSVPVLTVSTGNVGRMVRGSEKNSKIDDYQSSFGDYYQLTINSTGGGNSGGPMFDDKGRVVGVYSAGKWEPGTAISFAVPIKYVMELMGRQEVIK, encoded by the coding sequence ATGAATGAGCAAAATATTTCCCTATTAATTCGTCACATCGGAGGCTCCAAAAAAGGACAGGTTGAAAAATTTTTAGCTGCTAGTACTCCTGAAATTCGAATAGGCCGCGGATTAGATAACAATGTAAGCTTCGACCCTGTTAAGGAAGATACCATCAGTCGCGATCATTGCCGTATTCATCAAGATAGCACAAATCATGAGCTCTTCTTCATCTCGGACAGTCATAGCAAAAACGGAACATTCGTAAATGATGTACCGATTGCCGGTAAAACTGAACTTTTTGCTGGTGACATCGTAAAACTTGGCAAGGAGGGCCCTTCCTTTGAATTTGATCTTGATCCACGCCCACAGTCGCATATTAAAAAGACTCGCGTTATCGATCCAATTATTGCAAAAGAAACGAAGATGCATACTGCTGCGGATTTGCCTAAGGCCACTTCAGAGAAGTTGCCACCTGTTAAAGAAGGTATCGGCAAGAATACCATGCAACACATGATTCTCGAATCAGAAAAGAAAAGTAAGACTGGTTTAATGATAACTATAATCGCTGTTATGCTGCTGGCTGCAACAGGAGGCTACCTGTTTTATAAGAATAAGAATGTAAAGGAAATCGTTCACGTAACGGATCCTAAAACTACCTTTACTCCTTCCGAAATAGCGAAGGCGAACAAAGAGAAAGTGGTATATGTAGAGATGGCCTGGAAGCTTACAAGTACAGCTTCTAGCGAGGAAATGTATCAAGTTTATTATCCTGTTGTTCAGAATAAAAAAATTGTTGGATACCAAGGTGGTTATATTCAAAATGAGCAGGGAGCAATCGTACCATATTTGGTAACAAAGGGCGACTATCTCAAGGCTTTCAGTAATTATCAAGGTATAGAACTTGATCTCATTGCGAGCGGTGGAAGCGGTAGTGGCTTTGTTGTGGATGATCGCGGTTTTATTGCTACAAACAGGCATGTGGCTTCCAATTGGCTTACAAGTTTTCACTTTCAAGAGTATGCTTTTCCAGGTGTGATTGCAGAACCTAATAATGACGGACAAATGGCTCCTGCGTGGGATAAACAAGTTTCAAAAGAAATGATTGGGGAATGGGTTCCTGGCAATGATAAGCGCTACACCGGTGTAAATACTTATCTAGACGTGACCTTTGCCAATAACTCGCAAAGAACACCAGCCAAGATTGTCCGTATCTCCTCTACACATGACGTAGCTATGATTAAAATTGATTTGCCTGAATCTTTACCAAAGGTGGAACTTTATGACAGTTATGATGAAATTGCTCCTGGTGATGCTACAATAGTTATGGGATATCCTGGAATAGCGCCAGCACAACTTGTACTTAAGCGTTCTCAAGATGTATTTAATTCCAACCCAAATATCACTTCTGTTCCCGTTCTTACTGTTAGCACAGGAAACGTTGGGCGAATGGTTCGTGGTTCCGAAAAGAACAGCAAGATTGATGATTACCAATCTTCTTTCGGTGACTATTATCAGCTTACTATCAATTCTACTGGTGGTGGTAATAGCGGTGGACCTATGTTTGATGACAAGGGACGCGTAGTGGGTGTTTATAGCGCCGGCAAATGGGAGCCAGGTACTGCGATTAGTTTCGCTGTTCCAATTAAATATGTAATGGAGTTAATGGGGCGTCAGGAAGTTATTAAATAG
- a CDS encoding PP2C family protein-serine/threonine phosphatase — protein MKFLFSKKNNKVTDSAKTGQSGIANFCEVYAVSETGPVRNHNEDSIGFSFLENDKKNLIAVVADGMGGHNAGEVASKMACDLLLDYCVENWKQYAPETLLHKAFMKAHQEIIETGNSNSEQKGMGTTATAVIIKQDVCYIGHIGDSRAYLLRNSNLKQLSRDHTLVNQMFESGEITEQERDQHPMKNVLLQALGTTPTIEPQISADGWAIQKGDRLFLCSDGVYDALSVEDIKDLLLMKQPEFVLECLSTTATSRNVSDNFSALLIDISTGMQSIPSVTKEQNII, from the coding sequence ATGAAGTTTTTGTTTTCAAAAAAAAATAATAAGGTAACTGATTCAGCTAAAACTGGTCAAAGCGGGATAGCAAATTTTTGTGAAGTCTATGCGGTTTCAGAAACAGGTCCGGTACGCAATCACAACGAAGACTCCATCGGTTTTTCTTTTCTGGAAAATGATAAGAAAAATCTTATCGCCGTAGTTGCAGATGGTATGGGAGGACACAATGCAGGTGAAGTGGCCAGCAAGATGGCTTGCGATTTATTGCTTGACTACTGCGTCGAAAACTGGAAACAATACGCTCCGGAAACACTGCTTCATAAAGCATTTATGAAAGCACATCAAGAAATTATAGAAACCGGAAACTCAAATTCCGAGCAAAAGGGAATGGGTACCACAGCAACCGCAGTGATTATTAAGCAGGATGTTTGTTATATCGGCCACATTGGTGATAGTCGCGCTTATCTGTTACGTAACAGTAACTTAAAACAACTGAGCAGAGATCATACTCTGGTCAATCAAATGTTTGAAAGTGGTGAGATTACAGAGCAAGAGCGGGATCAACATCCAATGAAAAATGTATTATTACAAGCATTGGGGACCACGCCAACAATAGAACCTCAGATTTCCGCTGATGGATGGGCAATACAGAAAGGCGATCGTTTATTTCTCTGTTCCGATGGGGTTTATGATGCACTTAGTGTGGAAGACATCAAAGATTTACTTTTAATGAAACAACCAGAATTTGTATTGGAATGTCTCAGCACGACGGCTACGTCTCGCAATGTTTCTGACAACTTCTCCGCTTTATTGATAGATATTTCAACGGGTATGCAATCCATTCCTTCGGTAACAAAAGAACAAAACATAATATAA
- a CDS encoding serine/threonine protein kinase has product MSRQGSQYEIIQKLGEGGMGTVYLAKDTLIDRLVAIKQLHRNSGSEEESLGERFQAEALALAKLNHPNVTHLYSFIPLEDTYWMIMEYVEGKTLEGWLFIHKKITHQLAASIAVQILDGLFHAHRKGIIHRDIKPANVMINEDGEVKVMDFGIARMRNAQRITSHGKSVGTLEYMAPEQIQGQEGDERTDVYAVGNILYEMLCGATPFHSDTDYRLMKDKLEKQPESILRENPTVPDSFEKIIFKALQRNPDKRYQTAREMKIAIEKCLDGTLLDQATLSKVLKASQVFTEPEKGNEIISVSKILTRAKSISGRFKVPNVGGFKIPAVGKVNKPYLILGVTVLLCAILLIWGGGSDSNKKDDIPKTPVAVTWEDPADETEQDVVDQNSNNFEETPSEMYKRIAKQPEDKAKTLVKEKKNVKTIENNQSNKSDSKPTNTSKKIEQSENNKRSESNEGNERSEKIEEKRTVPNTPAEVPAGKSILVTLSEDISSEEKERDGKFIRLTCNEDVVSDNRIIILKGAAVTGKIVDCVPSNSRKKALIGFVIIGVEAVDGSTVKLKSKRFKLYADVSEKAISYRSGQTFEAILQRGRVQ; this is encoded by the coding sequence ATGAGCAGACAAGGTAGCCAGTATGAAATTATCCAAAAGCTTGGCGAAGGCGGAATGGGAACGGTATATCTCGCAAAAGACACCTTGATTGACAGATTGGTTGCTATAAAACAACTTCACCGAAATTCAGGATCCGAAGAAGAAAGCTTGGGAGAACGTTTTCAGGCAGAAGCACTTGCACTCGCTAAACTGAATCACCCAAATGTTACCCATCTCTACTCGTTCATTCCTCTGGAAGACACCTATTGGATGATAATGGAATACGTGGAAGGAAAGACGCTCGAAGGCTGGCTTTTCATCCATAAAAAAATTACGCACCAGCTCGCCGCCAGCATTGCAGTACAAATACTTGATGGTTTATTCCACGCACACCGTAAGGGAATCATTCACCGCGATATTAAACCTGCAAATGTGATGATTAATGAAGATGGAGAAGTAAAAGTTATGGACTTCGGTATTGCTAGAATGCGCAACGCACAGCGTATTACCAGTCACGGTAAGTCAGTAGGAACGCTGGAATATATGGCGCCAGAACAAATTCAAGGTCAAGAAGGTGATGAGCGAACAGACGTTTATGCAGTGGGTAATATTCTTTACGAAATGCTTTGCGGCGCCACCCCTTTTCATAGTGACACTGATTATAGATTGATGAAGGACAAGCTGGAGAAACAGCCAGAATCCATCCTTCGGGAGAATCCTACGGTTCCTGATTCTTTTGAGAAAATAATTTTTAAAGCCCTTCAGCGCAATCCAGACAAGAGATACCAGACCGCTCGGGAAATGAAAATCGCAATTGAGAAATGTCTAGATGGAACGCTCCTAGATCAGGCTACCCTTTCTAAAGTTCTTAAAGCGTCACAGGTTTTCACAGAGCCAGAAAAAGGAAATGAAATCATCTCCGTCAGCAAAATTTTAACTCGGGCAAAATCGATCTCGGGAAGGTTTAAAGTTCCAAATGTGGGTGGGTTTAAGATTCCCGCTGTTGGTAAAGTTAATAAGCCATATCTAATTCTGGGCGTCACCGTTTTATTGTGCGCTATTCTCTTAATTTGGGGTGGAGGATCAGATAGCAACAAAAAGGATGATATACCTAAAACCCCTGTTGCCGTTACTTGGGAAGATCCTGCAGATGAGACAGAACAAGACGTTGTAGATCAAAATTCGAATAATTTTGAGGAAACACCAAGCGAAATGTATAAGCGTATTGCTAAACAACCAGAGGACAAAGCAAAAACTCTGGTGAAGGAGAAGAAGAACGTTAAAACAATTGAAAACAACCAATCTAATAAATCTGATAGCAAGCCAACGAATACATCCAAAAAAATTGAGCAAAGTGAAAACAATAAGCGCAGCGAGAGCAATGAAGGTAATGAGCGCAGTGAAAAAATAGAGGAAAAGCGTACGGTTCCCAATACTCCTGCAGAAGTTCCTGCGGGAAAATCAATTCTTGTGACTTTAAGTGAGGATATAAGTTCCGAGGAAAAAGAACGTGATGGAAAATTTATTCGGCTCACTTGTAATGAAGATGTAGTTTCAGACAACAGGATTATTATTCTTAAAGGCGCAGCAGTGACAGGAAAGATTGTGGACTGCGTACCATCAAACAGCAGAAAGAAAGCCTTGATTGGCTTTGTAATCATTGGGGTGGAAGCAGTTGACGGGAGCACTGTTAAACTAAAGTCGAAACGTTTTAAATTATATGCCGATGTTTCTGAAAAAGCCATAAGCTATCGTTCGGGACAGACTTTTGAAGCAATATTGCAACGCGGTAGGGTGCAATAG
- a CDS encoding integrase core domain-containing protein — MVWKAKTKMEQKVEFIHEWLTQNYTITELCRSFNISRPTAYKLISRYEKMGLSGLIELERAPINHPNRTDQEVADSILKLKNKHMLWGAKKIRILLFKQYPEELIPSVVTVHNILSKNGLVKPQKRSRRVKPVYPIFDPKKCNEVWSADYKGKFLMGNKIYCHPLTIADSKSRFLFTAKGHYKENFISVKQEFTKVFRKYGIPKQIHTDNGSPFGSVAAIQRYTRLSYWFIELGIDPVYSDPARPDQNGQHERMHRDLKAACAKPSSFDLKAQQRSLNRFVKEYNHIRPHEALGMKTPADCHDFSNRPYPEKIPKYDYPSAMKVMKVCQNASLRWKSYYWVYLTAGLKGKYVGAEDQGNGIWRVFYRNVFLGYFNENKIRDKQVSIRLSQNLV; from the coding sequence ATGGTCTGGAAAGCAAAAACTAAAATGGAACAAAAAGTAGAATTTATTCACGAATGGTTAACTCAAAATTACACCATTACAGAACTTTGTAGGTCATTTAATATATCCCGGCCTACTGCTTACAAGTTGATTTCTCGGTATGAAAAAATGGGTTTATCTGGGTTAATTGAGCTAGAAAGAGCTCCGATTAACCACCCTAATAGAACCGATCAAGAAGTAGCGGATTCAATTCTAAAATTAAAGAACAAACACATGCTCTGGGGTGCCAAGAAAATCCGCATATTGTTGTTTAAACAGTATCCAGAGGAACTTATCCCAAGTGTGGTCACGGTTCACAACATCCTTTCTAAAAATGGTCTAGTTAAACCTCAAAAACGAAGCAGAAGAGTCAAGCCTGTGTATCCAATTTTCGATCCTAAGAAGTGCAATGAAGTTTGGAGCGCAGACTATAAGGGGAAGTTTTTAATGGGTAATAAAATATACTGTCATCCGCTTACTATTGCCGATTCCAAAAGCAGGTTTTTGTTTACTGCAAAAGGACATTACAAGGAAAATTTTATCTCTGTTAAGCAAGAGTTTACAAAGGTTTTCAGAAAATATGGCATCCCAAAACAGATACATACCGACAACGGAAGTCCCTTTGGATCTGTAGCTGCCATTCAAAGATATACCAGGTTATCTTATTGGTTTATTGAACTGGGAATAGATCCTGTCTATTCCGATCCCGCAAGACCAGACCAGAATGGACAACACGAGCGTATGCACCGTGATTTAAAGGCAGCTTGCGCCAAACCCTCATCATTCGATCTAAAGGCCCAGCAACGTAGTTTAAATCGGTTTGTAAAAGAATATAACCACATTAGACCCCACGAAGCTTTAGGAATGAAAACTCCCGCAGATTGCCATGATTTTTCCAATAGGCCATACCCTGAAAAGATCCCAAAATATGATTACCCATCGGCCATGAAAGTGATGAAAGTTTGCCAAAATGCATCTCTGCGCTGGAAGTCATATTATTGGGTATATTTAACTGCTGGACTTAAGGGAAAATACGTTGGTGCCGAAGATCAGGGAAATGGAATTTGGAGGGTATTTTATAGAAACGTATTTTTAGGATACTTTAATGAAAATAAAATCAGAGATAAACAAGTATCAATTAGACTAAGTCAGAATCTAGTGTAA
- a CDS encoding type II toxin-antitoxin system RelE/ParE family toxin has product MAEYKLTNKAVEDISKIWDYTFEVWSENQADKYYDELISNCQEIAENPDLRKSYEGISKQLLGMKANRHIIFYRTLSESYVEITRILHERMDLKKRITE; this is encoded by the coding sequence ATGGCTGAATATAAATTAACCAACAAAGCTGTTGAGGATATATCAAAGATTTGGGATTATACTTTTGAGGTTTGGTCGGAAAATCAAGCTGACAAATATTACGACGAACTAATTTCTAACTGTCAAGAAATTGCTGAAAATCCAGATTTGAGAAAAAGCTACGAAGGAATATCAAAGCAACTACTCGGAATGAAGGCAAATCGACATATTATATTTTACAGGACTTTAAGCGAAAGTTATGTTGAAATAACAAGAATATTACACGAGAGAATGGATTTAAAGAAAAGAATAACGGAATAA
- a CDS encoding type II toxin-antitoxin system ParD family antitoxin: protein MNKNTSISLGNYFDQFVQSCVSEGRFKNVSEVIRAGLRLLEEEESKVIALKNAIQEGIDSGIAHDFDPKKHLESLKAKKHSNG from the coding sequence ATGAACAAGAACACATCAATATCACTCGGAAATTATTTTGACCAATTCGTTCAAAGTTGTGTAAGCGAAGGAAGGTTTAAAAATGTTAGTGAAGTTATACGCGCAGGATTAAGACTTTTAGAAGAGGAAGAAAGTAAAGTGATTGCTTTAAAAAACGCAATTCAAGAAGGAATTGACAGCGGAATAGCTCACGACTTTGACCCAAAAAAACATCTTGAATCTCTCAAAGCGAAAAAGCACTCTAATGGCTGA
- a CDS encoding tetratricopeptide repeat protein, with translation MKKFFKITGIIFGIILIGIIGIGIYGFIKVQGMNKKSAEKAQSVESFTSTDSNEYMQYSIRFNKAGDYNQGFKYLDKAVELDPTLHLGYRGYMKLRFLRDFDGALSDFNRLDSLTPNFNDAPWGENIDFLRGESYYGKKEYEKAIVCFKRNIVNQTAGWADIQSFVYLGICEFKLRNYESSIAEFKKALEQSDKTTEAYYYLSKVYRELDSLPKAREYLEKSKQTLNYKINDPYNEYLTEIYLSNINDLEKQYAE, from the coding sequence TTGAAGAAATTTTTTAAGATAACAGGTATTATTTTTGGCATCATTTTGATTGGAATAATTGGAATCGGTATTTACGGCTTCATCAAAGTGCAAGGGATGAATAAAAAGTCCGCAGAAAAAGCTCAAAGTGTTGAAAGCTTTACTTCAACTGATAGTAATGAATATATGCAATATTCTATTCGGTTTAACAAAGCTGGCGATTATAACCAAGGATTTAAATATCTTGATAAAGCTGTGGAATTAGACCCAACATTGCACTTAGGTTATCGTGGTTATATGAAATTAAGATTTTTGAGGGATTTTGATGGTGCACTATCTGATTTCAACAGATTGGATTCGTTGACGCCTAATTTTAACGATGCACCTTGGGGAGAAAATATTGATTTTCTTCGTGGCGAAAGTTATTACGGAAAAAAAGAATACGAAAAAGCAATCGTATGTTTCAAACGCAATATTGTAAACCAGACAGCAGGTTGGGCAGATATTCAGTCCTTTGTTTACCTTGGAATTTGTGAGTTTAAACTTAGAAATTATGAGTCTTCAATTGCAGAATTTAAAAAAGCATTAGAGCAATCGGATAAAACAACGGAGGCATACTATTATCTATCTAAAGTTTATAGGGAATTGGATAGTCTTCCAAAAGCAAGAGAATATTTAGAAAAGTCAAAACAGACTCTGAATTATAAAATTAACGACCCATACAATGAATATCTTACTGAAATTTATCTAAGTAATATTAATGATTTGGAAAAGCAATACGCAGAGTAA
- a CDS encoding helix-turn-helix domain-containing protein, protein MNIKPIRNEADYKKALEHLEIIFDSKKGTNEGDELEILAIVIDNYENENFPIGMPDPISAINFRMEQMGLKQKDLVDMIGFKSRVSEIMNKKRKLTLEMIRKLNAKLNIPTEVLIQDY, encoded by the coding sequence ATGAATATTAAACCGATTAGAAACGAGGCGGATTACAAAAAAGCACTTGAGCATTTAGAAATAATCTTTGATTCCAAAAAAGGAACTAATGAAGGCGACGAATTAGAAATTCTTGCAATCGTAATTGACAACTACGAAAACGAGAATTTTCCTATCGGAATGCCAGACCCAATTTCAGCCATTAATTTTAGAATGGAACAAATGGGCTTAAAACAAAAAGATTTGGTCGATATGATTGGTTTTAAAAGTCGAGTGAGCGAAATAATGAACAAAAAGCGCAAACTGACTTTAGAAATGATTAGAAAGTTAAACGCCAAATTGAACATTCCGACTGAAGTTTTGATACAAGATTATTGA
- a CDS encoding type II toxin-antitoxin system HigB family toxin has translation MKIFSRGTLRDFWEKHGNCELQLKTWYRETEKSNWSSINDLKSEYPNASILKDNRIVFNIKGNDYRLIVKFNFEYQLAWIRFIGTHAEYDKINANEI, from the coding sequence GTGAAAATATTTTCGAGAGGAACACTACGAGATTTTTGGGAAAAGCACGGAAATTGCGAACTTCAATTGAAAACGTGGTATCGTGAAACCGAAAAATCAAATTGGTCATCTATTAACGACCTCAAATCGGAATATCCAAACGCAAGTATTTTGAAAGATAATCGGATTGTCTTCAATATTAAAGGCAACGATTACCGACTGATTGTAAAATTTAATTTTGAGTACCAACTTGCGTGGATACGATTTATAGGAACACACGCCGAATATGACAAAATTAACGCAAACGAAATTTAG
- a CDS encoding pentapeptide repeat-containing protein — protein sequence MNTKYTDEQTFTKVDFSVIPLEIGEYEYCTFINCNFSNTVLSGIRLLECEFIDCNFSNANLKNASFQDVQFKNCKMLGLQFDACNAFGFAAKFHTCQLDHSIFYKMKLSRSSFINCLLQSVDFTEADLKSTNLTNCNLQNATFQNTILEQADFRNSTHYSINPDQNRIKGAKFCLPEVVGLLDSYQIKIEK from the coding sequence ATGAACACCAAATACACAGACGAGCAAACCTTCACAAAAGTAGATTTTTCAGTAATCCCACTGGAAATAGGGGAGTATGAATATTGCACTTTCATCAATTGTAATTTTTCAAATACAGTGCTTTCAGGAATCCGCCTTTTGGAATGTGAATTTATAGACTGCAACTTCAGCAACGCCAATTTAAAAAACGCATCCTTTCAAGATGTGCAATTCAAAAACTGCAAAATGCTCGGTTTGCAATTTGATGCTTGCAATGCATTTGGTTTCGCCGCCAAATTTCACACTTGCCAATTAGACCATTCTATTTTCTATAAAATGAAACTCAGCAGAAGTTCCTTTATAAACTGCCTACTGCAAAGCGTAGATTTCACCGAAGCAGATTTAAAAAGCACCAATCTCACCAACTGCAATTTGCAAAACGCCACCTTCCAAAACACAATCCTGGAACAAGCAGATTTTAGAAATTCCACCCACTATTCCATAAACCCAGACCAAAACCGAATAAAAGGCGCAAAGTTCTGCTTGCCCGAAGTTGTTGGGCTTTTGGATAGTTATCAGATTAAAATTGAAAAATAG
- a CDS encoding DUF3095 domain-containing protein, which translates to MVLKKSLNFYKNIPKSKLPLTELLKNETLFYNVPKSWSIVVTDIENSTEAVNRGAHNDVNLSATGSIVTVLNTLKALNQKNKIPYFFGGDGSTFIIPNAVLEPVLEALNNFSEHIKKTVELNLRVGHLGVEQVYANNVSLRISKVRHNKYFTTPVVLGNGLKYAEHLIKENFKVSDINSTENTTPNLEGMECRWDEIYPNETDKKVICLLVDCDDESKQAEVYGAIMNEIELIFGNLEKRNPISTLKLKLNTSLAKIRKEMLMKLGKHQITYLISNWVVTHIGKYYFQFFKSGKLYKHRITQLSDTIMLDGFLNTVITGTDEQVDKLKILLDDLELRKEIIYGMHITHASIMSCYIEDREEKHVHFVDGTEGGYTSAAIMFKDKLKKLEFRNT; encoded by the coding sequence ATGGTTTTGAAAAAGAGTTTAAATTTTTATAAGAATATTCCTAAAAGCAAACTACCGCTTACGGAACTTTTAAAAAATGAGACCCTATTCTATAATGTTCCTAAAAGCTGGTCTATAGTTGTAACAGACATAGAAAATTCTACCGAAGCGGTTAATAGAGGCGCTCATAACGATGTTAATCTGAGCGCTACGGGAAGTATCGTGACTGTTTTAAATACTTTAAAAGCGCTTAACCAAAAAAATAAGATTCCTTATTTTTTTGGCGGCGATGGTTCAACTTTTATCATTCCGAATGCGGTGTTGGAGCCCGTCCTGGAGGCTCTAAATAATTTTAGCGAACACATTAAAAAAACAGTGGAGCTAAATTTAAGAGTAGGTCATTTAGGGGTTGAACAAGTTTACGCCAATAATGTTAGCTTAAGAATTTCCAAGGTTAGACATAATAAATATTTTACAACACCTGTGGTTTTAGGAAATGGTCTTAAATACGCAGAACATCTCATTAAAGAAAATTTTAAAGTTTCGGACATTAATAGTACTGAAAATACTACCCCAAATTTAGAAGGGATGGAATGTAGGTGGGATGAAATTTATCCAAACGAAACGGATAAAAAAGTAATTTGCCTACTTGTAGATTGTGATGACGAAAGCAAGCAAGCCGAAGTATATGGCGCCATAATGAATGAGATTGAATTGATTTTCGGGAATTTAGAAAAGCGCAACCCAATTTCAACGTTGAAATTGAAACTCAATACCTCTTTAGCCAAGATTAGAAAAGAGATGCTTATGAAACTCGGGAAGCACCAAATTACTTATTTGATTAGCAATTGGGTTGTGACTCATATTGGAAAATATTATTTCCAGTTTTTTAAATCAGGCAAATTATATAAACATAGAATCACCCAATTATCGGACACTATAATGCTAGATGGTTTTCTAAATACTGTAATTACTGGAACCGACGAACAAGTGGATAAACTAAAAATTCTGTTAGATGATTTAGAATTGAGAAAAGAAATTATTTATGGAATGCACATCACGCACGCTTCCATAATGTCTTGTTATATAGAAGATCGAGAGGAAAAACACGTTCATTTTGTAGATGGTACTGAAGGCGGATATACCAGTGCGGCTATAATGTTTAAGGATAAGTTGAAAAAGTTAGAGTTTAGAAATACATAA
- a CDS encoding DUF1398 family protein: MANKSDKNKFSQYLKIHQKGETDYLTFCKHCAETGIEKWIVNLDKMTWIYYDKAGNEIVIEKVPTL; encoded by the coding sequence ATAGCCAACAAGAGCGACAAAAACAAGTTCAGTCAATACTTAAAAATCCATCAAAAGGGGGAAACAGACTATCTTACATTTTGTAAACATTGCGCCGAAACAGGAATTGAAAAGTGGATTGTGAATCTCGATAAAATGACTTGGATATATTACGATAAGGCTGGGAATGAAATAGTAATTGAGAAAGTGCCAACGCTCTAA
- a CDS encoding DUF1398 family protein, with product MFTIKQIESANSKVKSGAEFPKYIKEIKEIGVTGFETWVIDSHTNYFGENEFQTKSKSKYDA from the coding sequence ATGTTCACAATAAAACAAATAGAGTCAGCAAACAGCAAAGTTAAATCTGGAGCAGAATTTCCGAAATACATTAAAGAGATTAAAGAAATTGGCGTAACAGGATTTGAAACTTGGGTTATAGACAGTCATACAAATTATTTCGGCGAAAACGAATTTCAAACAAAATCCAAATCGAAATATGACGCCTAA